The sequence below is a genomic window from Actinokineospora baliensis.
GGGTAACAGACTGACCCCGAGTGGTCGCCGAGTCAAGATGCCACGCGAACCAGACCACTTTTGCAGCAGTCCGAATCCGCTCACCGATCAACGCTTGACCAGCGCAAACGCAGGTGCTAGCCCGTTCGCGCGCTAGCACCCGGTGCTCTGCTGACCGCCGGGCAGCGCCTGGTCGAGCATGTCGAAATCCGTGATCTTCCACGCCCCGTCGAGCTTCTCCGCGCGCACCCCGAAGACAGCCCCGCTGGCGGTCGTCTGGCCCTGGTCGGCGCGGGTGGTGGACTGGTCGACGAACACCAGGAGGTCGGCCCGGTCCCCGGCCAGCCTGGTGACCCCGATCTTGCGGACCTTGGTGGTCAGCACGAGCTTCTGCTCCGGGGCGAGCTTGCGGACCTGCCCGAAGAGCTTGTCGTACTCGCAGGTGGCCGTCCCCGCGAGCGTCTCCTTCACCGCCTGCGCGTTGGCGTCGAGGTCGGTGTAGCTGTAGGACAGCGTCCGCTCCACCGCGACGGTGAGCCTGCCGGTCACCTCGCTGGTCAGGGCCGCGTTGACCAGGGCCTCGTTGGTGCTGTCGACACCGGAGGTCGTCGAGTCGTACTGCCCCTTGAAGTAGAGCGCGGCCGCGGCGAACAGGACGGTGAGCAGGCCGAGCAGCACGAAGACGGTGCCGAGGCCGGAGCGCTTCACCCCGGGCGCGGGCTCGGGGGCGGCGGCGGGCAGGGGGGTACCGGTCTCGCGGCGCTTACCGGTGGGACGGGCCGCAGGCTCAGCACCGATGACACCGTCGGTGACAACCTGCTCACGGCGGCTGTCGTCGTTGTTGTCGTCGCCATCGGGGGCAGGCTCGGCCGGAGCGGGCACGGCGCGCGCGGGAGCGGCGGCATCCACCGGCTGGCCGAGGGCTGCCTCGGGCAGCACGCTCTCGCCGCGCCTGCTGGAGGGCCGGTCAGCAGGGCTGTCGCCGCCTGCCGGAGTCGGCTCGGCCGGAGCGGGCACGGCCCGCGCGGCAGCGGCGGCGTCCACCGGCTGGCCGGGGACGGCTTCGGCCTCGGGCGGCACGGGTGCGCCGGTCCCCCGGCGCCTGCCTGCGGGCTGGTCACCGGGGCTGTCGCCGCTGGCCGGGGTCGGGTCGGCGGGGGTGGCGGTGTCCACCGGCTGGCCGACGGTGGCCTCGGGCTCCGGGGTCTGCTCCGGCTCGGTCGCCGCGGCGGGCTCGGGGGTGGTGGGTTTGCGCAGGCCTGCGACGCGGGGGCGGCGGGTGGGGGCGGCGGCTGGGGTGCGGCGGCGGGGTGGGGTGGGCACGGGTGTCCTCTCAGCCTGCCGGGGTGAAGGGCACGGGGGTGACGCCGCTGAGTTTCCAGTCGGCGCCTACTCGCTCGACGGCGGCCTGTAGGCGCAGGTACTTGGGGGTGGCCTGCTTGCCCTCCGGGGTGACGTCCACCCGGACCGCGGCGATCACCTCGGCCTTGCCCTCGCGCTCGCGCAGGTCGGTCACCGCGATCTTGAGCACGGTCGCGGTGGTGACCGTCTTGGCCTGCTCCAGCGCCGCCTTGCTCGAGGTGCGCCTGGTCTCGAACTCCTCGCGCAGCGCGCCGGTCGAGGCGTTGATCCAGCGGGTGAGGTCCTCGTCGACCTTGCGGTAGTCCAGGGTGCTGACGGTGACCAGTGCGGCGCTGGCCACCCGGGACACCTCGTCGCGGGTGCCCGCCAGGTCGAGGTCGTCGTCGGTGCCCGCGCGCAGCCAGGCGACGCCGAACCAGGCGGCGGAGCCGAACGCCACCACGGTCACCAGCAGGAGCGCGAGCACCACGCTGTTGGTGACCCGCCAGCGCGCCCGCTGGTCCGGCTCGGTGTCGGTGGTCATCGCACTCCTTCTCCACCCCGGGCGGTTCACTACCCGGAGGTAGGTTAGCCCCCCAGGCCGAGCAGCCCGGCGAGGCTGGCCAGCCCGCCGGTGCCTGGCTGGGTGAGCGTGCCGGGGATGCTGTTCTGGGCCATGTCGGCCAGTTGCTGTGCCGGGCGGTTCTGGTTGGCGGCCAGGTCCTGCGGGGTCGGTTGGACGGGCTTGCCGCCGAAGGGCGCGTTCTGCGACCCGCGCACGTTGATCGGGCTGCCGACCGGTTCCGCGCAGTACGCCTGGGCGTTCTCCTGGACCGGGGCGGTGTCGTTGCCCGCGCGGCGCGTGGTGCCCTCGTAGCCGCGGGTGCAGGCGGGCGGGTCGAACAGGTTGAGCGCGAGGCCGAGGTGGGCGGTGCCGTCGCCGGGCACCACGGTCTTCGGGCCGACCGCGACCACGGGGTAGGCGACCAGCGCGAGTTCGAGGCCGTCGACCCGGGTGACCAGGATGTTCGACGTGGTCAGCAGGTTCGCGGTGAGGTAGCCGATGCCCTGACCGGATTCGCGCAGCAGACCGGTGACCGCGTCCGCGGCGCCCGGGGTCGCGGCGATCAACTGCCGGATGGCCGGGTCGGACGTGCGCAGCTGGGCGGACAGGTCGCGCAGGTCCGCAGCGAAGGACTTGATGTTGCCCGACTGCGCGGCCTGGGTGCCCAGCACGATCGCGCCGTCGTCGATGAGCTTGATCGTCTGCGGCAGGCTCGCCTTCGCGGCCCGGGTGAACTCGCCGGTGGTGTCGATGAGCAGCCGCAGGTCATCGCCGGTGCCCGCGAAGGCCTTGTCGAGCTCGTCGACCACCGTGCGCAGGGCGTCGGTCGGGACCGAGTCGGCGAGGGTGTCGAGGTCGCGGATGACGGTGTCGGTGCTGACCGGGGTCTTGGTGCGGTCGGCCGGGATGACCGTGCCCTCGACCAGGTGCGGGCCGCTCTCGGCGCGCGGCCGCAGGTCGACGAACTGCTCGCCGACGGCCGAGCGGTTGGCGACCACCGCGTCGAGGTCGGCGGGGATCTCGGGGGCGGAGGGCTCGATGTCGAGGTCGACGTCCATGCCCGCGCGGGTCAGCCGGATCTCGCCGACCCGGCCGACGTTGACGCCGCGGTAGGTGACCTCGGCGTTGGTGAAGATGCCGCCGGAGTCGGTGAGCTGCAGCGTGACCCGGTAGCCGTTGGCGCCGAAGATCCTGCCGACGTCGGTGAACCGGAACGCGGCGTAGACCACGGAGACCACCGCGATCAGGAAGAACGCGACGAGCTGCAGGCGGACCTTCTTGGTGAGCATCAGGAACCGCCTCCCAGCAGGAAGTCGAACAGACCGCCGAGACCGGGCTGGTTCTGCGCCCCGGGGGTGGGGACGGGCAGGGTGGGCAGCGGGAGCGGCGCGGGCGCGTTGGCGGGGACACCGCTCGTGCCGCTGGTCGCCGGGCCGATGATCGGGATGTCCTGCAGCGGGTTCTGGCGGCTGCGGCTGAGGTTGTCGATCACGCTCTGCAGGTTCAGGTCGATCTTGGCGTAGAGGTTGAAGTAGTCGCCCTGCACGCCCTTCACCGCCTGGTCGGTGAACGGGAAGGTGAGCATCAGCTCCAGCGACTTGGGCAGGTCCGAGCCCGCCTCGCCGAGCTTCTGCAGGGTCGGTGCCAGCGCTTTGAGGTCGGCGACGAGGTCGGCCTGGCTCTTGTTGACCGTGTCGACGGCGACGCCGGAGAGGGTGTCGAGGCTCTGCAGCATCGTCACCAGCTGGCGGCGCTGGTCGGACAGGACCTGCAGACCGGGACCGATGTCGTCGATGGCCCCGACGAGCTGGTCCTTCTGCGCGTTGAGGGTGCTGGCGAGCCGGTTGACGCCGTCGAGGGCGCGGGTGATGTCGGACTTGCCCGCGTCGAGGGTCTTCACCATGGTGTTGACGTTGTCCAGCAGGGCGCGGATCGCGGTCTCGTTGCCGGAGGTGGCCGCGTTCAGCTCTTTGGTGATGGTCTGCAACTGCTCGACCCCACCGCCGTTGAGCAGCAACGACAGCGCGCCCAGGACCTCTTCGACCTCGGTGTTGCGGTTGGTGCGGTCGACGGGGATGAGCGCGCCGTCGGTGAGCTTGCCCGTGCCTGCCGCGGGCGCGCTCAGCTCGACGTACTTCTCGCCGAGCAGGCTGGACTGGCGCAGCTTGGCCAAGGCGTTGGCCGGGAGGTCGACCTCGCCGTTGACCAGGACGGTCACCTCGGCGGTCCAGCCGTCGGCGGCCAGCGCGATCTCGTCCACCCGGCCGACGGTGACCTCGTTGACCTTCACCCCGGACTGCGGCACGAGGTCGAGGACGTCGTGGAACTGGACCCTCACCTTGTACGGGTGGTCCCCGAGGTCGGCGCCGCCGGGCAGCGGCAGGTCGTAGATCCCGGTGAAACCGCAGCCAGACAAGGCCGTTGTGGCGGCGAGGATGACGGCGAGGCGCTTCATCACCGGCCTCCCAGGGAGTAGGCGTCGCCCGCGATCGGGAGCGGGAGGGTCGGCAGCTTCCCGCTGCGCATGCCCTCGATGACCTGCGCCGGGGACGGCAGCGGCACAGCACCCTGCACGACGGGGGCGAGCTGGTCGCACAGGTCGGCCAGCGTCGTCGGCAGCGGCTGCGCGGTGCCCTGGCGGACCAGCTTGCACACGGTCACGATCGGCGGCTGGGTCAGCTCGTTGAGGTTGGCCCGCGCGTCGAGGGTGCCCGAGGACGCGTTGTAGGTGTTGATCACGTTGCTCAGCGCCAGCGGCGCGATGTCGAGGGTCTCGGCGAGCGCGGCGCGCTGGTCGACCAGCACCTGGGTGACCGAAGCCAGCTTGTCCACATTGGACTTGATGCTGCCCCGGTTGTCGTTGATGAACCGCTGCACGCTGCCCAGCGCGATCCCGAGCTGGTCGACGGCGGCGGCGAGGTTGCCGCGCTCACCGGCCAGGAACTTCGACGCCTCGGCGAGCTCGGTGGTGAAGCTCTGGACGTTCTTGTCGTTGGCGGCCAGGGTGCTGGTGAACTTCTGCAGCTGGGTGATGGTGGCGAACAGGTCCTCGGAGTTGCCGGACAGGGTGCTGCTGAGCTGCCCGAGTTGGGTGACGGTGTCGTTGACCGCCTGCCCGTTGCCGTCGAGGTTGCGGGCGAGGGTGGTCAGCAGGTCCGACAGCGCGCCGTCCTTGTTGACCCCGTTCGGCCCGAGGGTCTCGCTGACCCTGGCGAGGCTGGCGTAGAGGTCGTCGACCTCCAGCGGGGTCGCGGTGCGCTCCTGGGGGATCACGGCGCCGGTCGCCAGCGTGCCGCCGCCGGTGTAGGCCGGGGTCAGCTGCACGTACCGGTCCGACACCAACGACGGCGCCACGATGACCGCCTTCGCGTCGGCTGGCACCTCGACGGTCCGGTCCACCAGCATCTCGACCTCGACCCGGTCCCCCTTCGGGGTGATCCTGTCGACGGTCCCGACCCTGACCCCGAGCACCCGGACGTCGTTGTCCTCGTAGAGCCCCACGACCCCCGCGAACACAGCCGTGTACCGCTTCTCGTTCGGCTCCCGCAGCAACCACCACAACACCCCCGCCACAACCAGGGCGAACACCCCGACCACCACGACAACCCTCGTCGCGTCCCGCCGCGCCTTGCTGGTGAAGGTGCTCACTTGGCCTCCCCCAAACACCCCGGCTGGTTGACCTGCCCGATCGACGGCGGCAGCAGGCCGCAGATGTAGTTGTCGAACCAGCGGCCGCTGCCGATCGCGTTGTTGAACTGGCGGACGAAGGGGGCGAACTTCTTGATGCCCTCGGCCAGGGAGTCCTGGTTGCGCTGCAGCATCGTGGTCAGCTGGTCGAGGCTCTGCAGGACCGGGCCGAGCTGGGCGTTGTTGTCGGTGACCAGGCCCTGGAGTTCGGTTGCCAGGTTCTTGGTGCCGGTCAGCAGCGCGGAGATGGCGTTCTTGCGGTTGTTGAGCTCGTTGAGCAGCAGGCTGCCGTCGTTGAGGAGTTTGGCCACTTGGGCGTCGCGGTCGGCCAGGGTGGTGGAGATTTCGCGGGTATTGGCCAGCAGGGAGGCCAACTGCTCGTCGCGCGAGGAGATGGTGCGCGACAGGGACTGCAGGCCGGTGAGGGCGCCGCGGACTTCGCCGGGGGTGTCGGCGAAGGTGTCGGCGATGACCTCGAAGCTGCGGGCCAGCTGGGTGGTATCGATCTCGTTGGCCGTGTCCGCCAGGCCGCGGAAGGCTTCGAGCACGTCGTAGGGGGCGGTGGTGCGCGAGCGCGGGATGCGGGTGCCGGGGTCGAGCACCTCGGTGCCGTCCGGCTGCAGGGACAGGAACTTCTGGCCCAGCAGCGTCTTGATCTTGATCTCGGCCCTGGTGCGGTCACCGACCCAGGCGTCGCGCACCTTGAACCGGACCACCACGCGGTCCCCGTCGAGGTCCACATCGGACACAGCGCCGACCTTGATCCCCGCGATCCGCACCTCGTCGTCGGGCTGCAGGCCCGCGGCCTCGCTGAACTCGGCGCTGTAGGTGGTGCCGCCGCCGATGATCGGCAGGTCGTCGGAGTAGATGGCCGCCAGCAGGACCAGGGCGATGGTGAGCAGGCTGACCAGCCCGATCGGGATCGGGTTGCGGGAGCGGAACGACCGGCTCACTGCAGACACCTCGCCTGGCTCGCGGGCAGCACGGGGATGGACAGCGGCGTGCTGATCAAGCCGGGCACGCTCACCTCGCCGGAGGCCTCGCAGAGGTAGAAGTTGAACCAGGAGCCGTAGCTGACGGTGCGGGTCAGCGCGGCGGTCTTGGTCGGCAGGAACTGGATGAAGTGCTCGACGGTCTGCTCGTTGTCGTTGAGGGTGCGCACCAGGCCGCCGAGGTTGGCGATGTCCTGCTTGAGCGGCGCGCGCGCCTCGTCGAGCAGGCCCGCGGTCGTGGTGGTCAGGCCGCCGAGGGCGTCGATGGCCTGCCCGATCGGCTCCCGGTCCTCGGCGAGGCCGCTGACCAGCTGCTGCACCTGGGTGATCACCGTGGACAGCTGGTCGCCGTGGGCGTTGACCGTGGTCAGCACGCTGTTGAGGTTGGTGATCACCTCGCCGATGACCTGGTCCTTCTCCGCCAACGTGCTGGTCAGCGACGCCGTGTGCGACAGCAGGGTCTCGACCGTGCCGCCCTCGCCCTGCAGCACCTGGATGATCTCGTAGGACAGCTTGTTGACCTCGTCCGGCGACAGCGCCTGGAACAGCGGCTTGAACCCGTTGAACAGCTGCGTCAGGTCCAGCGCGGGCTTGGTGCGCTGCACCGGGATCGTGTCGCCGGGGTTGAGCACCGCGTTCGGGTTGTCGCTGGTGCCCTGCCCGAGCGCGACGTAGCGCTGCCCGACCAGGTTGCGGAACTTGATCTGCGCGGTGACCGAGGCGGGCAGCTTGCGGTCGGCCGCGACGGAGAACCGGACCAGCGCCTGGGTCCTGTCGACCACCTCGACCTCGTCGACCTGCCCGACCCGCACCCCCGCGATCCGCACGTCGTCACCGGGCAGCAGCAGCGTCGCGTCGGTGAACCGGGCCTGGTAGCCGGTGGTGGAGCTGAGGTTGACGTTGGCGATGCTGATCGCCAGGACCGCCGTTGCCGCGATGGTGACGACCGTGAACACGGCCAGCTTCACCAGTGGCGCCGCGAGACCCCTCATTGGAACCTCACCTCCGCGCCCCGATAGGCCGGGCCGAGCAGCATGGTCGACCAGCCGGGGACCTGCTCGGGCGTCGTGCCCAGCTCGGGAGCGATGATCTGGGCCAGGAACGCCGCCTCCTGCGGGGAGTTCGCGATCCCGAGATCAGCCCCGTCGGTCGCCGCGTTGGGTGTGGTGTTGCTCGGCGGCAGGAGCCCGTCCTGGACGGACCGGGCTGGCGGCGGGTTGGTCGCGCCGTCGCGCAGCGGCCCGTCCGGCGGGGACTGCGGGAACGGCGACGGGAACTGGGTGAAGTCGTAGCAACGCGGCCCGCGATCCTCCTCGTAGCGCGGCTCGTCCTTGCCCGCCCGGTAGGGACCGCGGTTGACCGTGATCTCGATGGTCGCGTGCAGGCCGGGCTTGTTGGTGCCCTTGCCGAACGCCTTGTCCAGCTCCGGCACCGCCTCGGCCATCAGCCGCAGCAGGCACGGGTACTCCGGGGAGTAGCGGGCCAGGGTCTCCAGCGTCGGCCGGGACGTGTCGGCGAGCTGGATCAGGTTGTTCTTGTTGACCCGCAGGAACGCGTCCAGGTCGCGGGCGGCGGTGGTGGTGGTCGCGTAGAGGGCGTCGAGGTTGGCCCGCTGGTCGGCGATGGTCTTGGAGGTGGCCGTCAGGTCGGTCAGCGCGGCGACCAGGTCGGGCGTGGCGTCGCTGTAGGTGTCGGCGACGGTGGCCAGGGTGCGCAGGTCCTGCTGCAGCTTCGGCAGGTGCGGGTTGAGCTCCCCGACGAGTTCGCCCAGGTCGGCGAGGGTCTTGCCGAGGTCCTCGCCACGTCCTTCGAGAGCGGTGGCGATCGCGGTCAGGGTGCTGGAGAGCTTCTGCGGCTGGACGGCTTGCAGGACCGGCAGCAGGCTCTCGAAGGCCTCCTCCAGCTCGACCGCGCGCACCGAGGTGTCCTGCTTGATCCGGTCCCCCGCGGCCAGCGGGCGCGGTGAGGCGTCCTCGGGGATCTGCAGCGCGACGTAACGCTCGCCGAAGAGGGTCTTGGGCAGGAACCGGGCGGAGACGTTGCCGGGGATCAGGCCGATCTTCTCCGGGTCAAGCGCCAGGTCCAGCTCGGCGCCGCCCGCGGTCGGGGTGATCGCGCGGACCTCGCCGACGATCAGACCGCGCACCTTGACGTCGGAGTGCACAGCCAACTGGTTGCCGACCTTGTCCGTGGTCAGCGTGACGGCCGCGATCGGGGTGAACGCCTTGGTGTACATGGCGATGCTCAGGCCGACCAGGGCCGCGACCACCACGATGAACAGCAGCCCGTTGAGCCTGCGCCGGATCGTCGCGCTCATCCCGCGATCCTCACCGTCGTCGTGGTGCCCCAGATCGCGAAGCCGATGAAGAAGTTGACCAGCGCGACGGTGACGATGGTGGTCCGCACGGCCCTGCCGACCGCGATGCCCACGCCGGCCGGGCCCCCGCTGGCGGTGTAGCCGTAGTAGCAGTGCGACAGGATGATGATCACCGCGAAGATCAGCACCTTGCCGAAGGACCAGAACACGTCCTCCGGCGGCAGGAACAGGTCGAAGTAGTGGTCGTAGGTACCCGCGGACTGGCCGTAGAAGTGCACGGTGATCGTCCTGGACGCGAGGTACGAGGTCAGCAGGCCGATGATGTAGAGCGGGATGACGGCGATGAAGCCCGCGATGATCCGGGTGGTCACCAGGAACGGCAGGCTCGGCACGGCCATCACCTCGAGCGCGTCGATCTCCTCCGAGATGCGCATGGCACCGAGCTGGGCGGTGAAGCCGGACCCGACGGTCGCGGACAGGGCCAGGCCCGCCACGAGCGGGGCGATCTCGCGGGTGTTGATGTAGGCCGAGGCGAACCCGGAGAACGCGGCCGTCCCGATCTGGTCCAGCGCCGCGTACCCCTGCAGGCCGACCACGACACCGGTGAAGACGGTCAACCCGACCATCACGCCGACGGTGCCGCCGATGACCGCAAGCGCGCCGCTGCCGAAGCTGACCTCGGCCAGCAGGCGCAGGGTCTCGCGGGTGTAGCGGCGCAGGGCGCGCGGGATCCAGGCGATCGCGCGCACGTAGAACGACAGCTGGTCGCCGAGGTTGTCGAGGGCTTTGAGGACCACGTCAGCTCCCCTTCGCCGGGACGACCTGCAGGTAGACCGCGGTCAGCACGAAGTTGACGAAGAACAGCAGCAGGAAGGTGATGACCACGGACTGGTTGACCGCGTCACCGACCCCCTTGGGGCCGCCCTTCGGGTTGAGCCCCCGGTAGGCCGCCACGACACCCGCGATGAACCCGAAGATCAGCGCCTTGATCTCGCTGATCCACAGGTCCGGCAACTGCGCCAGCGCGGAGAAACTCGCCAGGTACGCCCCCGGCGTCCCGCCCTGCAGCACGACGTTGAAGAAGTAGCCGCCCATCACCCCGACCACGCTGACCAGGCCGTTGAGCAACACCGCGACCACCATCGCCGCCAATACCCTGGGCACCACCAGCCGCTGCACCGGCGAAACCCCGAGCACCTCCATCGCGTCGATCTCCTCGCGGATCGTCCGCGACCCGATGTCCGCGCAGATCGCCGACCCACCCGCCCCGGCCACGAGAAGAGCGGTGACCAGGGGTGCCGCCTGCTGGATGATCGCGAGCACACTGGCGGCGCCGGTGAAGGACTGCGCACCCAACTGGACGATCAACGTGCCCAGCTGCAGCGCCACGATCGCACCGAACGGGATCGCCACCAGAGCCGTCGGCAAGATCGTGACACTGGCGATGAACCAGCACTGCTGCACGAACTCCCGCGTCTGGAACGGCCGCCGGAAGATGTTGACCACCACATCGATACCGAGGGCGCAGAGCCTCCCGGTCTCCCGCAACGCCCCGGCCCCGGGGAAGGACCTCGCGGGCGCGGTCATGGTCGACCACCGGTTGTGGACCGGACACGGGTGTCGACGACCAGCGGCATCGCGGCCAGGGGGCGCGGCAACTGCCCGACGACCCCGCCCACCGGCTGTGCGGTTGCGGCGAGCTGCGATGACTGCCCGACGCCCACCAAGCGCGAGTCACCACCGCCTGCGGAGCGGCCTCGCGCACTCAACCCGGCCGAGCCGAGGTGCGTCCTGAGCAGCGCGGTCATGGCCGACCACCGGGCCAGGCCGGGATTTCCTGGGTGTCGTCGATGTGGGGGGCTGGGCGGGGGCGGGGGGCGGTGAGGCCGTAGCGGAGGAGCTCGTCGGGGGTGAGGGACTCGATGATGCCCTGCTGGGCGGCCTGGGGCAGGGAGTGCAGGACCCGCATGACCCGGTCCTTGCGCCTGCGCACCGCCATCCGCTCCGGCAGGCCGGGGGTCGGCTCCAGCTGCGGCACCACCCCGCGCAGGTCCTCTTCGGACGAACCGTCGGCGTGCCCGGCGGCGGCGTGGGCCTCTTCCTGGGCGATCTGGGCGGCGTCCTTCTCCTCGGACATGCCGATCGGGCCGAGGCGGCGGCCGTTGAGGAACTGGGCGACCACCGGCTCGTCGCTGGTGAGCAGGACCTCGCGGGGGCCGAACATCACCAGTTCCTTGCGGAAGAGCATGCCCAGGTTGTCCGGCACCGTCCTGGCCAGGTTGATGTTGTGCGTGACGATCAGGATGGTGGCGTCGATCTGGGCGTTGAGGTCGATGAGCAGTTGGCTCAGGTACGCGGTGCGCACCGGGTCGAGGCCGGAGTCGGGCTCGTCGCACAGGATGATCTCGGGGTCGAGGACCAGGGCGCGGGCCAGCCCGGCCCGCTTGCGCATGCCGCCGGAGATCTCGCCGGGGAGCTTGCGCTCGGCGCCCTGCAGGCCGGTCAGCTCCAGCTTGTCCAGCACGATGCGCTTGATCTCGGCCTCGGACTTGCGGGTGTGCTCGCGCAGCGGGAAGGCGACGTTGTCGTAGAGGTTCATCGAGCCGAACAGGGCGCCGTCCTGGAACAGCACGCCGAAGAGCTTGCGGACCTCGTAGAGCTTGGCCTCCGAGCAGGTCACGATGTCGACGCCGTTGACGACGCAGCGGCCGCGGTCGGGCTTGAGCAGTCCGATCATCGACTTGAGGAACACCGACTTGCCGGTGCCGGACGGCCCGAGCATCACCGAGACCTCACCCGGCGGGAGGGTCAGCGTGACGTCCCGCCAGATGGCCTGGTTCCCGAAGGACTTCGTCAGCCCCTCGACGACCACCTCGGCGCCCATCGAACCTCCAGCCCGTCCAGCTCACCGGCGTTCACCCCCGTGCAACGAGGGCGACCCGACCGGGTTACTCGCGAAGTTACTGCCGAGTTGGAAAAGTACTCGGATCCCTCCCCGTTCGCTCAACCGGGTTATGAGATTGCCCACATCATCGCTTTGGGTCACCCGCTAGCACCCTGCGTGACCCCAGACAACGCGAAGGGCCCGACACCGCGTGGGTGTCGGGCCCTTCGACGAGGGTGGAGCTAGATCACTTGACCGAGATCTTGGCGCCAGCGGCCTCGAGCTTCTCCTTGGCGGCCTCGGCGGCCTCCTTGGCGACCTTCTCCAGGACGGCCTTCGGAGCGGCCTCGACCAGCTCCTTGGCCTCCTTCAGGCCCAGGCCCGAGACGACCTCGCGGACGACCTTGATGACCTGGATCTTCTTGTCGCCAGCGGACTCGAGGATGACGTCGAACTCGTCCTGCTCCTCGGCGGCCTCGGCCGGCGCGGCGCCGGGGGCGGCGGCGGCAACGGCGACCGGCGCGGCGGCGGTGACCTCGAAGGTCTCCTCGAACTGCTTCACGAAGCCCGAGAGCTCCAGGAGAGTCATCTCCTTGAACGCGTCGAGCAGCTCGTCGGTGCTGAGCTTCGCCATGGTGGCGGTCCTTTCGCTAACACACCCGGCCTAGCGGGCGCGATTCTTCCGGGTGGGGTGATCAGCTCTCGGCTGCGGCGTCGTCCGCGGGAGCGGAGCCGCCCTCGGCGGCCTTCTTCTCCTGCAGAGCCGCGGCAAGGCGGGCGACCTGCGAGGCCGGGGCGTTGAACAGCCCGGCGGCCTTGGCGAGGTTGCCCTTCATCGCGCCCGCCAGCTTGGCGAGCAGCACCTCACGGCTGTCGAGGTCGGCGATCTGCGCGACCTCTTCAACGGTGAGCGGGCGGCCCTCCATGTAGCCGCCCTTGATGACCAGACCCTTGTTGTCCTTCGCGAAGTCGCGGATCGCCTTCGCGGCGTCGACCGGCTCGCCCTCGACGAAGGCGATCGCGGTCGGACCGACGAACAGGTTGTCCAGACCCTCCACCCCGGCGTCCGCGGCAGCCCGCTTGACCAGGGTGTTCTTCGCGACACGGTAGGTCGTGCCAGTGCCGAGAGCGCGACGCAGCGTGGTCAGCTGGGCCACGGAGAGGCCGGTGTACTCGGTGACGACGGTGGCCGAGCTGGTGCGGAACTTGTCCGCGATCTCGGCGACTGCGCCCACCTTCTCTGACTTCGCCATGGGTCGCCTCCTCTCGTGTTCGGGTCGCTGGCCGACCCCGGAGACGAGGAACGCCCCGGCGCGTGAGGCGGCACGGGGCGCGACAGGCTGCGAACAGCCGACGAAGCACGATCCATGTCCCCCTGCGCGGGCCGCCCACATCCGTGGGACCTTCATCCGCCGCTCGCGCGACGGAGACCAGCGGTCTTCGGTGAACCGTGGCTAAGAATAGCCGTGGTTCTTCGGTGCGCAAAACCGGGGTCGACCGACACGGCATGATGGTGACCATGGCCGACCAGGAGCAGCCGGACCGCGACCAGCCGCCAGCCGGACCGCCCGCGATCCGGCCGCCGGGCCAGCCGCCCGCGGTGCCGGTGCCCGACGACGAGCAGTGGCGCCAGTTCCAGGAGTTCCAGCGGTTCCAGGAGTTCCAACGCGGTCAGGCCGACGGCACGCTGCCCCCGCCGCCCGCGGCGCGCAACGGCCGCCC
It includes:
- a CDS encoding MCE family protein, with the protein product MSTFTSKARRDATRVVVVVGVFALVVAGVLWWLLREPNEKRYTAVFAGVVGLYEDNDVRVLGVRVGTVDRITPKGDRVEVEMLVDRTVEVPADAKAVIVAPSLVSDRYVQLTPAYTGGGTLATGAVIPQERTATPLEVDDLYASLARVSETLGPNGVNKDGALSDLLTTLARNLDGNGQAVNDTVTQLGQLSSTLSGNSEDLFATITQLQKFTSTLAANDKNVQSFTTELAEASKFLAGERGNLAAAVDQLGIALGSVQRFINDNRGSIKSNVDKLASVTQVLVDQRAALAETLDIAPLALSNVINTYNASSGTLDARANLNELTQPPIVTVCKLVRQGTAQPLPTTLADLCDQLAPVVQGAVPLPSPAQVIEGMRSGKLPTLPLPIAGDAYSLGGR
- a CDS encoding MCE family protein; the encoded protein is MSATIRRRLNGLLFIVVVAALVGLSIAMYTKAFTPIAAVTLTTDKVGNQLAVHSDVKVRGLIVGEVRAITPTAGGAELDLALDPEKIGLIPGNVSARFLPKTLFGERYVALQIPEDASPRPLAAGDRIKQDTSVRAVELEEAFESLLPVLQAVQPQKLSSTLTAIATALEGRGEDLGKTLADLGELVGELNPHLPKLQQDLRTLATVADTYSDATPDLVAALTDLTATSKTIADQRANLDALYATTTTAARDLDAFLRVNKNNLIQLADTSRPTLETLARYSPEYPCLLRLMAEAVPELDKAFGKGTNKPGLHATIEITVNRGPYRAGKDEPRYEEDRGPRCYDFTQFPSPFPQSPPDGPLRDGATNPPPARSVQDGLLPPSNTTPNAATDGADLGIANSPQEAAFLAQIIAPELGTTPEQVPGWSTMLLGPAYRGAEVRFQ
- a CDS encoding MCE family protein, giving the protein MSRSFRSRNPIPIGLVSLLTIALVLLAAIYSDDLPIIGGGTTYSAEFSEAAGLQPDDEVRIAGIKVGAVSDVDLDGDRVVVRFKVRDAWVGDRTRAEIKIKTLLGQKFLSLQPDGTEVLDPGTRIPRSRTTAPYDVLEAFRGLADTANEIDTTQLARSFEVIADTFADTPGEVRGALTGLQSLSRTISSRDEQLASLLANTREISTTLADRDAQVAKLLNDGSLLLNELNNRKNAISALLTGTKNLATELQGLVTDNNAQLGPVLQSLDQLTTMLQRNQDSLAEGIKKFAPFVRQFNNAIGSGRWFDNYICGLLPPSIGQVNQPGCLGEAK
- a CDS encoding MCE family protein, giving the protein MLTKKVRLQLVAFFLIAVVSVVYAAFRFTDVGRIFGANGYRVTLQLTDSGGIFTNAEVTYRGVNVGRVGEIRLTRAGMDVDLDIEPSAPEIPADLDAVVANRSAVGEQFVDLRPRAESGPHLVEGTVIPADRTKTPVSTDTVIRDLDTLADSVPTDALRTVVDELDKAFAGTGDDLRLLIDTTGEFTRAAKASLPQTIKLIDDGAIVLGTQAAQSGNIKSFAADLRDLSAQLRTSDPAIRQLIAATPGAADAVTGLLRESGQGIGYLTANLLTTSNILVTRVDGLELALVAYPVVAVGPKTVVPGDGTAHLGLALNLFDPPACTRGYEGTTRRAGNDTAPVQENAQAYCAEPVGSPINVRGSQNAPFGGKPVQPTPQDLAANQNRPAQQLADMAQNSIPGTLTQPGTGGLASLAGLLGLGG
- a CDS encoding MCE family protein; protein product: MKRLAVILAATTALSGCGFTGIYDLPLPGGADLGDHPYKVRVQFHDVLDLVPQSGVKVNEVTVGRVDEIALAADGWTAEVTVLVNGEVDLPANALAKLRQSSLLGEKYVELSAPAAGTGKLTDGALIPVDRTNRNTEVEEVLGALSLLLNGGGVEQLQTITKELNAATSGNETAIRALLDNVNTMVKTLDAGKSDITRALDGVNRLASTLNAQKDQLVGAIDDIGPGLQVLSDQRRQLVTMLQSLDTLSGVAVDTVNKSQADLVADLKALAPTLQKLGEAGSDLPKSLELMLTFPFTDQAVKGVQGDYFNLYAKIDLNLQSVIDNLSRSRQNPLQDIPIIGPATSGTSGVPANAPAPLPLPTLPVPTPGAQNQPGLGGLFDFLLGGGS
- a CDS encoding MCE family protein, which produces MRGLAAPLVKLAVFTVVTIAATAVLAISIANVNLSSTTGYQARFTDATLLLPGDDVRIAGVRVGQVDEVEVVDRTQALVRFSVAADRKLPASVTAQIKFRNLVGQRYVALGQGTSDNPNAVLNPGDTIPVQRTKPALDLTQLFNGFKPLFQALSPDEVNKLSYEIIQVLQGEGGTVETLLSHTASLTSTLAEKDQVIGEVITNLNSVLTTVNAHGDQLSTVITQVQQLVSGLAEDREPIGQAIDALGGLTTTTAGLLDEARAPLKQDIANLGGLVRTLNDNEQTVEHFIQFLPTKTAALTRTVSYGSWFNFYLCEASGEVSVPGLISTPLSIPVLPASQARCLQ